From the Bacillus sp. FJAT-22090 genome, the window CAAGCAACACAAAATATTAAGTTAACAAGTGCAACTTCTGTGCTAAGTACATTGGATCCTGTTCGTTTATTTGAAGACTTTGCAACATTAGATCAAATCTCAAATGGGAGAGCGGAGATTATAGCCGGAAGAGGAGCATTCGTAGAGTCTTTTCCGCTTTTTGGATATGATTTGAATGACTATGATGCTTTATTTGAGGAAAACATTAAATTACTTCAGCAATTAACTAGAGAAGAAATAGTAACCTGGCACGGGAAATTCCGTCCAAATCTAACAAATGCCATGATTTCTCCTAGGCCAATACAAGAGGAACTTCCAATTTGGATAGGAGTAGGCGGGACCCCAGAAAGTGCAGTTAGAGCAGGGAGACTTGGAACAGGTATGGCTCTTGCTATACTCGGGGGAAATCCTCGCAACTTTAAACCACTTGTAGACTTGTATCTACAAGCAGGATTAGATGCGGGTCATGCGCGTGAAAGTTTAGCTGTTGGAGTAACAGGCCATACGTATATTGCTAAAGAAACACAACAGGCCAAGGAGGAATTTTATCCATATTACTCTAATTATTGGTCTTATGTAAATAAGCAGAGAGGTATGGGAACGAGAATGTCTCGAGCTGACTTTGAGCAAATGGCGAGTCCTGAAACTGCATTGTTTGTAGGAAGTTCACAACAAGTGATTGAAAAAATTCTTATCCAACATGAACTATTTGGACATAAACGTTTCATTGCCCAGATGGATATTGGGGGTCAATCATTTAGTACGATAGCAAAAGGTTTGGAACTTCTCGCAACAGAAGTGGCACCAATAGTAAGAAGAGAGACTAATAAATAGATGTCAAATAGACTTGAGGGCTTATTTAAACCTCAAGTCTATTTTTTTGTAAATAGTTAAAATAATTGAAACATTTAATATTATCTGTCAAAATAAATATGAAACTATTAGTTATTAAATAGTTTTGAAAACGCATACAAAAAATATTTATGCATAATATGTGTAGTGCGAGGACAATCAAGAAGGGGAGGAATTACAGAATGGTTTATGCATTTCCGAATACAGAAGGCTCGAAGGTTTCATTTAAGGACAAGTATGAAAACTATATTAATGGCGAGTGGACACCCCCGGTAAAAGGTCAATATTTTGAAAATGTTACACCAATAACAGGTAAAGTATTTACACAAGTTGCTCGTTCAACCTCAGAAGATATTGAGCTTGCCTTGGATGCAGCTCATGCAGCAAAAGATGCATGGGGAAAAACGTCCGTTGCTGAACGATCCAATATTTTAAATAAAATTGCAAATCGTATAGAAGAAAATTTAGAAATGCTTGCAGTTGCAGAAACATGGGATAACGGAAAGGCTGTTCGTGAGACACTGAACGCAGATTTACCACTAGCTATAGATCATTTTCGTTATTTTGCAGGGGCAATCCGTGCTCAAGAAGGTGGGTTAAGCCAAATTGACAACGATACGGTAGCTTATCACTTCCATGAACCTCTAGGTGTGGTAGGACAAATTATCCCTTGGAACTTTCCGCTATTGATGGCTGTTTGGAAGCTTGCACCAGCACTTGCGGCAGGCAACTGTGTGGTCTTAAAACCTGCTGAACAAACACCTGCATCTATTTTAGTACTTATCGAACTAATTGGAGATTTATTACCACCTGGTGTTGTAAATATTGTGAATGGATTTGGTTTAGAAGCTGGAAAACCTCTGGCATCTAGTTCACGTATAAGTAAAATAGCGTTTACCGGAGAAACAACAACTGGACGTTTAATTATGCAATATGCTTCTCAAAACTTAATCCCTGTAACTTTAGAGCTTGGGGGAAAATCACCAAACATATTCTTCGAAGACATCATGGATCAGGACGATGCGTTTTTAGATAAAGCGGTAGAAGGATTCGTTCTATTTGCTTTAAACCAAGGGGAAGTATGTACATGTCCTTCTCGAGCACTTATCCAAGAATCTATTTATGATAAATTTATGGAAAGGGTACTTGCACGTGTGGAAGCAATTAATACAGGGAATCCACTAGATCCATCCGTCATGATGGGAGCGCAAGCTTCAACAGAGCAGATGGAAAAAATCTTGTCCTATCTTGATATTGGAAAGCAAGAAGGAGCAGAATGTTTAATTGGTGGAGAACGTAATACGCTAGATGGAGAACTAGCAGAAGGATATTATATTAAACCAACTGTTTTTAAAGGTACGAACAATATGCGCATATTCCAAGAGGAAATCTTTGGGCCTGTTGTATCCGTAACAACATTTAAAACAAAAGAGGAAGCTTTGGAAATCGCAAATGATACATTATATGGATTAGGTTCTGGTATTTGGACACGTGATATGAACACGGCTTACCGATTCGGACGTGGAATTCAAGCAGGGCGTGTTTGGACAAACTGCTATCACCAATATCCAGCGCATGCTGCATTTGGTGGATATAAAATGTCAGGTATTGGTCGTGAAAATCATTTGACGATGCTAAGTCATTACCAACAAACAAAGAATCTACTTGTAAGCTACAATGAAAACAAATTAGGATTCTTTTGATAAGAAAGGGTGCGTGTAGATGGTTGAACGCGTAATCGCTACAGACGCTGCACTAGAACTCATTAATTTATTGAAAGGCAAACATGGTCCTTTAATGTTCCACCAATCGGGAGGATGCTGTGATGGTTCTTCACCGATGTGTTATCCAAACGGGGATCTTATAGTAGGAGACCAGGATGTATTACTAGGACATATTGGAGATACGCCATTCTATATGCACAAGAACCAGTTTGATTATTGGAAGCATACGCAATTAATCATCGATGTGGTAGACGGTCGAGGTGGAATGTTTTCTCTTGAAGGGGTAGAAGGTAAACGCTTTTTGACGAGGTCAAGAGCTTTCACGGTAGAAGAAAATAAACAGTTACAGAATTGAATATAAACGAATTGGAAAGACTTTGATAGTCTTTCTAATTCGTTTTTTTATGTTAGATTCGGCTATACTATACATAAAGGTTTAAGTGAAAGGGGTTTATTCTAATGGTAGAAAAACTGTTACGCAGTCATGCATCAGTAAGAAAATATAAAGACTATACACTTTCGAAAGAAGAGGTTTATGAGCTTATCGAAACTGCTCAGCATGCAGCTAGTTCTCATTTTGTTCAAGCGTATAGTGTTATATGGATAACAGATGAAGTTAAGAAAGAAGAATTGGGTAGATTATCTCGCAATCCACAGCAATTTGAAACTGCAGGAGCGGCGTTTTTATTGTGTGCTGATTTTAATAGACTTCAAGCAGCGGGTAAATTACATAATACGGAGATTGTAGTAGATACAACAGAAAATGTACTTGTCGGAACAGTGGATGTAGCATTATTTGCACAAAACCTTGTCATTGCAGCAGAGTCAAAAGGATATGGGATCTGTTATATTGGTGGAGTACGAAACGAACCGACAAAAATCAGTCAATTATTTGACTTACCGGAAGGGGTATTCCCACTATTTGCAATTACTCTAGGATTACCAGATCAGCAAAATGAGGTCAAACCTCGTCTTCCGGTTGAAGCTATACTCCATGAGAATGTGTATGATAGTGCAAAATATGAAATACTGCTAAAGGAATACGATCAAACGATGGAGGAATATTATGCTAGTAGGGGATCCAATCAAAAGATAGCGAATTGGACAAATTCTATGGCAGAATTTCTTGAAAAGCCTAGACGCTCCCATATGGCAGAATTTCTAGCTACTAAAGGATTTCATTTTAAATGAAAAATAAATGGACAACAGAGCTAGTGAAGAGTTATATGGAGCCTCATCGCAATGAAGAAAATGCTTTACCGATGGCGAAATATATGAAAAATCATTTTCCTTTTTTGGGTATAAAAACACCGGAACGTCGAGTGATTTTCCGCAGCCTACTAAATGAATTAGAGCTTCCACCAGAAGAATCATTACAGGACGAAGTATGGTCACTTTATCAGCAAGATGAGCGAGAATATCACTATGTGGCTATTGAGTTATTAAGCAATTTTCAAAAGAAGCTAACTACAAAAGATTTATCTTTTTGTCAAAAACTAATCGAAAATAAATCATGGTGGGATAGTGTGGATTCCATTGGCCCTAACATTGTTGGAAGGATTGTAAAATCCAATAGGAGTGAGGGTGAGGCCGTGATGATGGAGTGGGCTAAGTCTCCCAATATGTGGACAAACCGAGCTTCTATTTTGCATCAGTTAAAATATAAAAAAGAAACGAACGAAGCACTCTTGTTTGCAACGATTGAGCGGCATAGTAATTCTAAAGAATTTTTTGTTCAAAAAGCAATAGGTTGGGTCTTAAGAGAGTATGCAAAAACAAACCCAGAAATTGTACGGGAATTTGTTGGAAATACCCATCTTGCTCCGTTAAGTAAACGGGAAGCGTTGAAGCACCTAAAAAAAGGTGAAACAGTGACGTAATTAACAAAAAGAGAGGAGGGAAGTTAATCAGTAACTTTCCTCCTCTCTTTATTCACAATAAAGGTATAATGTTTGATTTGTTTGTAGTAAATCTATCACACAAGAGCAGACTAGAGAAATTGTTCACAACTTATTCCGAAAAGAAATTTTCCGTGTAATACGGGGTATCTTCTTTGTTAAACGCTGTGCCTACTCCTAAGCTTTCAAAATCTGCACTTAGTATATTTTTACGGTGCCCCATAGAATTCATTAGTCCTTCATGGGCAAAAATACTACTAGATTGTCCATAAGCCAAGTTTTCTCCTG encodes:
- the adh gene encoding aldehyde dehydrogenase; translated protein: MVYAFPNTEGSKVSFKDKYENYINGEWTPPVKGQYFENVTPITGKVFTQVARSTSEDIELALDAAHAAKDAWGKTSVAERSNILNKIANRIEENLEMLAVAETWDNGKAVRETLNADLPLAIDHFRYFAGAIRAQEGGLSQIDNDTVAYHFHEPLGVVGQIIPWNFPLLMAVWKLAPALAAGNCVVLKPAEQTPASILVLIELIGDLLPPGVVNIVNGFGLEAGKPLASSSRISKIAFTGETTTGRLIMQYASQNLIPVTLELGGKSPNIFFEDIMDQDDAFLDKAVEGFVLFALNQGEVCTCPSRALIQESIYDKFMERVLARVEAINTGNPLDPSVMMGAQASTEQMEKILSYLDIGKQEGAECLIGGERNTLDGELAEGYYIKPTVFKGTNNMRIFQEEIFGPVVSVTTFKTKEEALEIANDTLYGLGSGIWTRDMNTAYRFGRGIQAGRVWTNCYHQYPAHAAFGGYKMSGIGRENHLTMLSHYQQTKNLLVSYNENKLGFF
- a CDS encoding NADPH-dependent oxidoreductase is translated as MVEKLLRSHASVRKYKDYTLSKEEVYELIETAQHAASSHFVQAYSVIWITDEVKKEELGRLSRNPQQFETAGAAFLLCADFNRLQAAGKLHNTEIVVDTTENVLVGTVDVALFAQNLVIAAESKGYGICYIGGVRNEPTKISQLFDLPEGVFPLFAITLGLPDQQNEVKPRLPVEAILHENVYDSAKYEILLKEYDQTMEEYYASRGSNQKIANWTNSMAEFLEKPRRSHMAEFLATKGFHFK
- a CDS encoding DNA alkylation repair protein, whose amino-acid sequence is MKNKWTTELVKSYMEPHRNEENALPMAKYMKNHFPFLGIKTPERRVIFRSLLNELELPPEESLQDEVWSLYQQDEREYHYVAIELLSNFQKKLTTKDLSFCQKLIENKSWWDSVDSIGPNIVGRIVKSNRSEGEAVMMEWAKSPNMWTNRASILHQLKYKKETNEALLFATIERHSNSKEFFVQKAIGWVLREYAKTNPEIVREFVGNTHLAPLSKREALKHLKKGETVT
- a CDS encoding LLM class flavin-dependent oxidoreductase, whose amino-acid sequence is MEIGIYTFGDLGPNPLTGETTSTSQRLKEIIELGKMADEAGLDIFGVGEHHRLDYAISSPAVILSAIAQATQNIKLTSATSVLSTLDPVRLFEDFATLDQISNGRAEIIAGRGAFVESFPLFGYDLNDYDALFEENIKLLQQLTREEIVTWHGKFRPNLTNAMISPRPIQEELPIWIGVGGTPESAVRAGRLGTGMALAILGGNPRNFKPLVDLYLQAGLDAGHARESLAVGVTGHTYIAKETQQAKEEFYPYYSNYWSYVNKQRGMGTRMSRADFEQMASPETALFVGSSQQVIEKILIQHELFGHKRFIAQMDIGGQSFSTIAKGLELLATEVAPIVRRETNK
- a CDS encoding DUF779 domain-containing protein → MVERVIATDAALELINLLKGKHGPLMFHQSGGCCDGSSPMCYPNGDLIVGDQDVLLGHIGDTPFYMHKNQFDYWKHTQLIIDVVDGRGGMFSLEGVEGKRFLTRSRAFTVEENKQLQN